The region GTCTGACTTGAATAAACTGAATGAAGCCATTCAAGTTGATCCATCAAAATATCATGATAATGCTGTCAAATCAGTGCATAGTACAGTGGCAAATATTGCCGACTTTCTTTCGCTTCCTATGAGTACTGATTTTTTTGAGGAATTTTTAATTGGTTATATGCTAAATTACTTTCCACAATCCGTGGATTACGTTTTAACAGATGATGATATAAGGTCAATAGAAAATTTAGTGGATACAAAGTATTCCACATGGGATTGGACGTATGGCTATTCTCCCAACTATGAGTTGGTTAGAAAAGTTGAAACTTCCTATGGTGAATTGTTGATTAGGGTGAAGTCAAATAGAGGTTTTGTTGAAGATTTAAGTTTCGAGGGAATTGGCATTAGGGTTGATCTCGCAGAAAAAATGCGAGGGTTGTTCTGTGGAAAAAAACATACGTTTCAGAATGTCTCAGTTTTAGTTGAAGATAAAGAAATAGGCGACTTTTTTCAAAATCACCTATCCATAAAACTGATACCTGAATATTTCTGTTAAAAGACTATTTTTTTTGTCCTTCTTTGGGCGGATCTATTCCGTATGCAATTCCTTTGTAGTAATGAGTCGGAACTTCTTTATAGCCACCTCTGGTTTCGCTGCTTGTAATTAAAACATACAGAGCACCCATTGCAGCAGCCTTGCGCTGTAATCTGATTCGAGCGTTTTTTTCGGCAGCTTTTGCCGTTTTGCTGCTGGTTCCCGATTTGGATTCTATCTCACCATAAGCGTAAAGTCCATCAACATCTGCAGGATTTTCGGTTATAATAACCGATTGGAAATTGGTTGCATCCAATTCCTGAAAAGCCATACTATTGAATGCCTCAACCCTCCCAGAGCTATACTTTATTTTGTGGATTTGCTTCCGGGTGATTTCTTCAATCTGCTGTGTTTCGGGTTTTAAATAGGTAATTTTTGATGAGCCTACGCTTTGAACTTTGCCAATAATTTTCTTGCTACTAACAAGAATAATTGTGTCTAAACTCATTCCGTCGGTTTGTGCAATTCCTAAAAGGGCTAGGCTAGAGATAAAAACAGTTAATAAAAATTTTTTCATGAATAGTGTCTTTCTTAAAACTTTGCAAAGTTAATGCCATTTATTAATTCTTAACCATACGCAAGTTAACTTACGATGAAATCCTGTAAAAGTTTTAATTTCCTCTACAAACAAAAAAGAATGATAGAGAAATCAGCAATAGCTCTTTAAATGTTGAAATGGATAAAAGGTCGGGAGTTGGATAAACTAATCGATATATCAGGATCAATCCAAT is a window of Tenuifilaceae bacterium CYCD DNA encoding:
- the lplA gene encoding lipoate--protein ligase, whose protein sequence is MLKILHQKSHDPYFNIATEEYLLQQKVDDFFIIYRNSPAIIVGKHQNANAEINHQFVEWNRIPVIRRLSGGGTVYHDLGNINFSFIMNGAEGQLVDFKKYTAPIIDILRGFGVDACLGGKNDIRVGDKKVSGNAEHVYRYRVLHHGTLLYESDLNKLNEAIQVDPSKYHDNAVKSVHSTVANIADFLSLPMSTDFFEEFLIGYMLNYFPQSVDYVLTDDDIRSIENLVDTKYSTWDWTYGYSPNYELVRKVETSYGELLIRVKSNRGFVEDLSFEGIGIRVDLAEKMRGLFCGKKHTFQNVSVLVEDKEIGDFFQNHLSIKLIPEYFC